A window of Xylophilus sp. GW821-FHT01B05 contains these coding sequences:
- a CDS encoding DUF2149 domain-containing protein — protein MKRGALSILNEDDDDPMLSAVNLVDVFLVLVVALLTAVAAQHQTQRPEGATVVHKPGEPDMEIVVRENGRDVRFKGAGSASAGQGVRAGVAYKLEDGSMVYVPEAAAQTPAR, from the coding sequence ATGAAGCGCGGCGCGCTCTCCATCCTGAACGAGGACGACGACGACCCGATGCTGTCGGCCGTCAACCTGGTGGATGTATTTTTGGTGCTGGTCGTGGCCTTGCTCACGGCGGTGGCAGCCCAGCACCAGACGCAGCGGCCCGAGGGTGCGACGGTGGTGCACAAGCCGGGCGAGCCCGACATGGAAATCGTCGTGCGCGAGAACGGCCGCGACGTGCGCTTCAAGGGCGCGGGCAGCGCCAGCGCGGGGCAGGGCGTGCGCGCCGGCGTGGCCTACAAGCTGGAAGACGGCAGCATGGTCTACGTGCCTGAAGCAGCCGCGCAGACCCCCGCTCGATGA
- a CDS encoding ABC transporter ATP-binding protein yields MSAVVLEARGVHARLGHAEVLHGIDLALPKGRWTSIVGPNGAGKSTLLKLLAGLLPCRGGDVLLQGRPLAQWPGRARAREVAWLGQGEGGADDLTAYDVAMLGRLPHRAWLAPPAAADHAAVERALRATHAWAWRDRALGELSGGERQRVLLARALAVEAPVLLMDEPLANLDPPHQADWLAAVRSRVAAGGTVVSVLHEIGFALQADDVVVLQAGRIVHAGATADAATHRALESVFEHRISIQPMLGQWVALPKP; encoded by the coding sequence ATGAGCGCGGTTGTGCTTGAAGCCCGGGGCGTGCACGCGCGGCTCGGTCATGCGGAGGTGCTGCATGGCATTGATTTGGCCTTGCCCAAGGGCCGTTGGACCAGCATCGTTGGCCCCAATGGCGCGGGCAAATCGACCTTGCTCAAGCTGCTGGCCGGCCTGCTGCCTTGCCGTGGCGGCGATGTGCTGTTGCAGGGCCGACCACTGGCGCAATGGCCGGGCCGGGCGCGTGCACGCGAGGTGGCCTGGCTGGGCCAGGGCGAAGGCGGCGCGGACGACCTCACGGCCTACGACGTGGCCATGCTGGGCCGCCTGCCGCACCGGGCCTGGCTGGCACCGCCCGCAGCGGCCGACCACGCGGCAGTAGAGCGCGCCTTGCGCGCCACCCATGCCTGGGCCTGGCGCGATCGCGCATTGGGCGAGCTGTCGGGCGGCGAGCGCCAGCGTGTGCTGCTGGCGCGCGCGCTGGCGGTAGAGGCCCCGGTGCTGCTGATGGACGAACCATTGGCTAATCTTGACCCGCCGCACCAGGCCGACTGGCTGGCCGCCGTACGCAGCCGCGTGGCCGCTGGCGGCACGGTGGTCAGCGTGCTGCACGAAATCGGCTTTGCGCTGCAGGCCGACGACGTGGTGGTGCTGCAGGCCGGCCGCATCGTGCACGCGGGCGCCACGGCTGATGCCGCCACGCACCGTGCGCTGGAGAGCGTCTTTGAGCACCGCATCAGCATCCAGCCCATGTTGGGCCAATGGGTGGCGCTGCCGAAGCCCTAA
- a CDS encoding iron ABC transporter permease: MPVEGGALVNRRAVLLGSGLVLLAALLLALGAAVGSTGFDSLRAMQEDPIAWQIVRDIRLPRTVGAWITGALLGLAGAVAQGLFRNPLADPYLLGSGSGASLGAALALLAAGLSPAAAMAGGWWLQLGITSAAFMGAVLAVMLTLTLARGAQHTLRLLLGGVIVGVVLGAAKDLVTLSAPDILQSMQGFTLGSTSFLGWQSVALMGAALALCLLVSWALAPVLDGLTLGEATAASLGLSLPRLRAALVAVLALATGTAVAHAGLIAFVGLAAPHLVRPLLRSTHGALLLLSACMGGALLMAADLLARWLLAPQELPVGVLTALLGGGYLLWLMHRRSMAGVGR, from the coding sequence ATGCCTGTTGAAGGTGGCGCCTTGGTAAATCGACGCGCCGTGCTTCTGGGAAGTGGTTTGGTGCTGCTGGCGGCACTGCTGCTGGCGCTGGGCGCGGCGGTGGGCAGTACCGGTTTTGACAGCCTGCGCGCCATGCAGGAAGACCCGATCGCCTGGCAGATCGTGCGCGACATCCGCCTGCCACGCACCGTGGGCGCCTGGATTACCGGCGCGCTGCTGGGGCTGGCGGGCGCGGTGGCGCAGGGCTTGTTTCGTAATCCGCTGGCCGATCCGTATTTGCTGGGCAGCGGCTCGGGCGCCTCGTTGGGGGCGGCGCTGGCGCTGCTGGCGGCCGGGTTGTCGCCGGCTGCGGCCATGGCCGGTGGCTGGTGGCTGCAGTTGGGCATCACCAGCGCGGCTTTCATGGGTGCAGTGCTGGCCGTGATGCTCACGCTGACCCTGGCGCGCGGCGCGCAGCACACGCTGCGGCTGCTGCTGGGCGGCGTGATCGTCGGCGTGGTGCTGGGCGCGGCCAAGGACCTGGTCACGCTGTCGGCGCCGGACATCCTGCAGTCCATGCAGGGCTTTACCTTGGGCAGCACCAGCTTTCTGGGCTGGCAATCGGTGGCGCTGATGGGCGCGGCGCTGGCCTTGTGCCTGCTGGTGTCCTGGGCACTGGCGCCGGTGCTCGATGGCCTGACGCTGGGCGAGGCCACGGCCGCCAGCCTGGGCCTGTCGCTGCCGCGCCTGCGTGCCGCGCTGGTGGCGGTGCTGGCGCTGGCCACCGGCACGGCGGTGGCGCATGCGGGGCTGATTGCTTTTGTCGGCCTGGCCGCGCCGCACCTGGTGCGGCCGCTGCTGCGCTCTACCCATGGCGCGCTGCTGCTGCTGTCGGCCTGCATGGGCGGCGCGCTGCTGATGGCGGCCGACCTGCTTGCGCGCTGGCTGCTGGCGCCGCAGGAGCTGCCGGTGGGCGTGCTGACCGCGCTGCTGGGCGGCGGCTATCTGCTGTGGCTGATGCACCGGCGCAGCATGGCGGGGGTGGGGAGATGA
- a CDS encoding helical backbone metal receptor: protein MRFLSAALRCLLLALALGAAAAQALEITDARGRTLQFEHTPQRIVSLLPSLTESVCALEQCQRLVGVDRYSNWPDSVRRLPVVGGGIDPNIEAIVALKPDVVLLATSSRASDRLEALGIKVVALEPKTHADVRRVLQQLARLLQVPDESAARLWRVIDASVQAAAQSLPARTPPLRVYFEVSRGPYAAGESSFIGETLTRLGVRNVVPASLGPFPRLNPEFVVRANPDVIMIGSRSMQAAVPYPGWGSMRAIREQRICVFGPDDADVLVRPGPRMAEAARIMAQCLLKVAPW, encoded by the coding sequence ATGAGATTTCTTTCCGCCGCTCTGCGCTGCCTGCTGCTGGCATTGGCCCTGGGCGCGGCCGCTGCCCAGGCGCTGGAGATCACCGATGCGCGTGGCCGCACGCTGCAGTTCGAGCACACGCCGCAGCGCATCGTCAGCCTGCTGCCATCGCTGACCGAGAGCGTCTGCGCGCTGGAGCAATGCCAGCGGCTGGTGGGCGTAGACCGCTATTCCAATTGGCCCGACAGCGTGCGCCGGCTGCCGGTGGTGGGCGGCGGCATTGATCCCAACATCGAGGCCATCGTCGCGCTCAAGCCCGATGTGGTGCTGCTGGCCACGTCTTCGCGCGCCAGCGACCGGCTGGAGGCGCTGGGCATCAAGGTGGTGGCGCTGGAGCCCAAGACCCATGCCGACGTGCGCCGCGTGCTGCAACAACTGGCGCGCCTGCTGCAGGTGCCTGATGAAAGCGCCGCGCGCCTGTGGCGCGTGATCGACGCCAGCGTGCAGGCCGCCGCGCAGTCGCTGCCGGCACGCACGCCGCCGCTGCGCGTGTACTTCGAGGTGAGCCGTGGGCCGTATGCGGCGGGCGAATCCTCCTTCATTGGCGAGACGCTGACGCGCCTGGGCGTGCGCAATGTGGTGCCGGCATCGCTCGGGCCGTTTCCGCGGCTCAACCCCGAGTTCGTGGTGCGCGCCAACCCGGACGTCATCATGATCGGCAGCCGCAGCATGCAGGCGGCGGTGCCTTACCCAGGCTGGGGCAGCATGCGCGCGATACGCGAGCAGCGCATCTGCGTGTTCGGCCCGGACGACGCCGACGTGCTGGTGCGCCCCGGCCCGCGCATGGCCGAGGCGGCACGCATCATGGCGCAATGCCTGTTGAAGGTGGCGCCTTGGTAA
- the cobU gene encoding bifunctional adenosylcobinamide kinase/adenosylcobinamide-phosphate guanylyltransferase, whose translation MKPVSELVLGGQKSGKSRRAEQLAEAWLAASPAHQAVFVATAQPWDEEMRQRIARHRQDRAERLPRMTTIEEPLRVAEVIGAHSNAHTLVVVDCLTLWLTNLLMPADDEFKEKVPEAQVWPGLVALLSVAIEQAPGPVVLVSNEIGLGVVPMGREVRAFVDALGQTNQRVAAACRRVTLMAAGLPLTLKDERA comes from the coding sequence ATGAAGCCCGTGAGCGAACTGGTGCTGGGCGGCCAGAAAAGCGGCAAGTCGCGCCGTGCCGAGCAACTGGCCGAGGCCTGGCTGGCCGCATCGCCCGCGCACCAGGCGGTGTTCGTGGCCACGGCGCAGCCCTGGGACGAGGAGATGCGCCAGCGCATCGCACGCCACCGCCAGGACCGCGCTGAGCGCTTGCCGCGCATGACGACGATTGAGGAGCCGCTGCGCGTGGCCGAGGTGATTGGCGCGCACAGCAACGCGCACACGCTGGTGGTGGTGGACTGCCTCACGCTGTGGCTCACCAACCTGCTGATGCCGGCAGATGATGAATTTAAAGAAAAAGTGCCTGAAGCCCAGGTGTGGCCTGGGCTAGTAGCTCTACTTTCTGTAGCAATAGAGCAGGCGCCGGGCCCGGTGGTGCTGGTCTCCAACGAGATCGGCCTGGGCGTGGTGCCCATGGGGCGCGAGGTGCGCGCCTTTGTCGATGCGCTGGGCCAGACCAACCAGCGCGTGGCGGCGGCCTGCCGGCGCGTGACGCTGATGGCGGCCGGGCTGCCGCTGACATTGAAGGACGAGCGCGCATGA
- a CDS encoding cobyrinate a,c-diamide synthase, whose product MASCPALLVAAPASGQGKTTVVAALARLHSRAGRRVRVFKCGPDFLDPYWLALASGAPVHALDLWMNGEADCAARLHAAAQEADLLLVEGAMGLFDGTPSAADLARHFGLPVLAVVDAGAMAGTFGALAFGLQHYRPGLRWAGVLANRVASPRHAQMLQDGLREPADWLGALPRGTAWALPERHLGLVADLPKADALARLDAAADALVQTPLGRMDGAALAAWATDFPAVPQPAPAPLLRGRRIAIARDAAFAFIYPANLDCLRALGAELAFFSPLAGEALPRCDAVWLPGGYPELHLPALAGADATRESLRAHIDAGRPLWAECGGMMALMNTIVDAEGQAHPAWGLLPGTVTMGRRLAALGPQQLALPAGTLRGHTFHYSTLATPLPVAGHTQRPGKAEQGEALYAQGAVRASYFHAWFASDPVAAASLFGAGAA is encoded by the coding sequence ATGGCCTCTTGCCCGGCGCTGCTGGTGGCGGCCCCGGCCTCGGGCCAGGGCAAGACCACGGTGGTGGCTGCGCTGGCGCGGCTGCACAGCCGGGCGGGGCGGCGCGTGCGGGTGTTCAAGTGCGGGCCGGATTTTCTGGACCCGTACTGGCTGGCCTTGGCCAGCGGCGCGCCGGTGCATGCGCTGGACCTGTGGATGAACGGCGAGGCCGATTGCGCCGCGCGCCTGCACGCCGCCGCGCAAGAGGCCGACCTGCTGCTGGTCGAAGGGGCCATGGGCCTGTTCGATGGCACGCCGAGCGCGGCCGACCTGGCGCGGCACTTTGGCTTGCCGGTGCTGGCGGTGGTCGATGCCGGCGCCATGGCCGGCACCTTTGGCGCGCTGGCCTTTGGCCTGCAGCACTACCGGCCCGGCCTGCGCTGGGCTGGCGTGCTGGCCAACCGCGTGGCCAGCCCACGGCATGCGCAGATGCTGCAAGACGGCCTGCGCGAGCCGGCCGATTGGTTGGGCGCGCTGCCGCGTGGCACGGCCTGGGCCTTGCCTGAGCGCCATCTGGGCCTGGTGGCCGATCTGCCGAAGGCTGATGCCTTGGCGCGGCTGGATGCTGCCGCCGATGCCCTGGTGCAAACGCCGCTTGGCCGCATGGACGGCGCGGCGCTGGCCGCCTGGGCCACCGATTTTCCCGCTGTGCCGCAGCCCGCGCCCGCGCCGCTGCTGCGCGGACGGCGCATCGCCATTGCGCGCGATGCCGCCTTTGCCTTTATCTACCCGGCCAACCTCGACTGCCTGCGCGCGTTGGGGGCTGAGCTGGCCTTCTTCTCGCCGCTGGCCGGTGAGGCCTTGCCGCGCTGCGATGCGGTCTGGTTGCCGGGCGGCTATCCCGAGCTGCATTTGCCGGCGTTGGCCGGCGCAGATGCCACGCGCGAAAGCTTGCGCGCGCATATCGACGCCGGCCGACCGCTGTGGGCTGAATGCGGCGGCATGATGGCGCTCATGAACACCATCGTTGATGCCGAAGGCCAGGCCCATCCGGCCTGGGGCCTGCTGCCGGGCACGGTCACCATGGGCCGGCGCCTGGCCGCGCTGGGGCCGCAGCAACTGGCGCTGCCTGCCGGCACGCTGCGCGGCCATACCTTTCACTATTCGACGCTGGCCACGCCGCTGCCTGTGGCAGGCCACACGCAGCGGCCCGGCAAGGCGGAGCAGGGCGAGGCGCTGTATGCCCAGGGCGCAGTGCGGGCGAGTTATTTCCATGCCTGGTTTGCCTCTGATCCGGTGGCGGCTGCGTCGCTGTTTGGGGCCGGTGCCGCATGA
- a CDS encoding TonB-dependent receptor, whose amino-acid sequence MKTRSYCLRAAALPLALAAAFPLHAQTAAPALAETVVTATRVAQPLSDLVGDVSIVDRDTIERSGAVGISDVLARLPGVEVSRNGGLGTNTSVFLRGAESRFTAVYIDGVRVDSQSTGGASWEQIPLSQIDRIEVLRGPAAAVYGSDAIGGVIQLFTKKGEGKPTPFVGIGIGNHGTSRAEAGISGAAGVDGAFDYSLGMAHEESSGFNARPIAGQNPDKDGYRSNSFNTKLGLRINARQRLDATFLASNLNSQYDTSPAADDRSLNRLRTAGLSWTSQWNDIWKTRVQVTDSSSRYETTPSPYLSITDLRGYLFQNEFRFGPHLVTAALERREDHLKNAPIDQGRHQDGLALGYGYTQGAHTVQLNVRHDKDSEFGGKSTGSAAYGFAFAPNWRATASAGTAFRAPTLYQRFSMYGIPTLQPESSRNVEAGLRWSQGGSSAGVVAYRNRLTNLITFAGPGACESSFGCYANVARAEYKGLTFSGEQRIGDIALHGSLDFQDPRDLASDKLVARRSRRHGTLGADTRIAGWTVGAEAQFSASRFNDAANTQRLGGYGLLSLYASTRLSRDFTLQARIDNLADKDYQLARTYATGGRTAFISVKWMPQ is encoded by the coding sequence ATGAAAACCCGTTCTTACTGCCTGCGCGCCGCCGCGCTGCCCCTGGCCTTGGCCGCCGCCTTCCCATTGCACGCGCAGACCGCCGCGCCGGCGCTGGCCGAGACCGTGGTCACCGCCACGCGCGTGGCCCAGCCCCTGTCTGATCTGGTGGGCGATGTGTCCATCGTCGACCGCGACACCATCGAGCGCAGCGGCGCCGTGGGGATTTCCGATGTGCTGGCGCGCCTGCCGGGCGTGGAGGTCTCGCGCAACGGTGGCCTGGGCACCAATACCAGCGTGTTCCTGCGCGGTGCCGAGTCGCGCTTCACGGCCGTCTACATCGATGGCGTGCGCGTCGATTCGCAGTCCACCGGCGGCGCCAGCTGGGAGCAGATCCCGCTGTCGCAGATCGACCGCATCGAAGTGCTGCGCGGCCCGGCGGCCGCGGTGTATGGCTCTGACGCCATTGGCGGCGTGATCCAGCTCTTCACCAAAAAGGGCGAGGGCAAGCCCACGCCCTTCGTGGGCATTGGCATTGGCAACCATGGCACCTCGCGCGCCGAGGCCGGCATCAGCGGCGCGGCGGGCGTGGATGGCGCCTTTGATTACTCGCTGGGCATGGCACATGAGGAAAGCAGCGGCTTCAACGCCCGCCCGATCGCCGGCCAGAACCCGGACAAGGACGGCTACCGCAGCAACTCCTTCAACACCAAGCTGGGCCTGCGCATCAACGCACGCCAGCGCCTGGACGCTACCTTCCTGGCCAGCAACCTCAACTCGCAGTACGACACCAGCCCGGCGGCCGACGACCGCAGCCTGAACCGCCTGCGCACCGCCGGCCTGAGCTGGACCTCGCAGTGGAACGACATCTGGAAGACGCGCGTGCAGGTCACCGACTCCAGCAGCCGCTACGAGACCACGCCCTCGCCCTACCTGAGCATCACCGACCTGCGCGGCTACCTGTTCCAGAACGAGTTCCGCTTTGGCCCGCACCTGGTGACGGCCGCGCTGGAGCGCCGCGAAGACCACCTGAAGAACGCGCCCATCGACCAGGGCCGCCACCAGGATGGCCTGGCGCTGGGCTATGGCTACACGCAGGGCGCGCACACGGTGCAGCTCAATGTGCGGCATGACAAGGACAGCGAATTCGGCGGCAAAAGCACCGGCAGCGCGGCCTACGGCTTTGCCTTTGCGCCCAACTGGCGCGCTACGGCCTCGGCCGGCACGGCCTTCCGCGCGCCGACGCTGTACCAGCGCTTCAGCATGTACGGCATCCCGACGCTGCAGCCGGAAAGCAGCCGCAACGTGGAAGCCGGACTGCGCTGGAGCCAGGGCGGCAGCAGCGCTGGTGTGGTGGCCTACCGCAACCGCCTGACCAATCTCATCACCTTTGCCGGCCCGGGTGCCTGCGAGTCCAGCTTCGGCTGCTACGCCAACGTGGCGCGGGCTGAATACAAGGGCCTGACCTTCTCCGGCGAGCAGCGCATTGGCGACATCGCGCTGCATGGTTCGCTCGACTTCCAGGACCCGCGCGACCTGGCCTCCGACAAGCTGGTGGCACGCCGCTCGCGCCGGCACGGCACGCTGGGCGCAGACACCCGCATCGCCGGCTGGACGGTGGGTGCCGAGGCGCAGTTCTCTGCCAGCCGCTTCAACGACGCGGCCAACACGCAGCGGCTGGGCGGCTATGGCTTGCTGAGCCTCTACGCCAGCACCCGACTGTCGCGCGACTTCACGCTGCAGGCGCGCATCGACAACCTGGCCGACAAGGACTACCAACTGGCCCGCACCTACGCTACCGGCGGCCGCACGGCCTTCATCAGCGTGAAGTGGATGCCGCAGTAA
- a CDS encoding DUF904 domain-containing protein has product MPSPASIDQVAERVERLLLRHAELQRTNQLLAQQVQALTQERDSLKSRLRAARSRVDALLERLPTDLTDPTTGPGSDA; this is encoded by the coding sequence ATGCCCAGCCCCGCATCCATTGACCAGGTTGCTGAACGCGTCGAGCGCCTTTTGCTGCGCCATGCGGAGTTGCAACGCACCAACCAGTTGCTGGCGCAGCAGGTACAGGCCTTGACCCAGGAACGAGACTCGCTCAAGTCCCGCCTGCGCGCCGCGCGCTCCCGCGTCGACGCCCTGCTGGAGCGGCTGCCCACCGACCTCACCGATCCCACCACTGGCCCTGGAAGCGACGCATGA
- a CDS encoding cell division protein ZapA, whose protein sequence is MKQLEVQIMGQSYLLGCPEGGEARLRAAVERVDTTMQRIRDAGKVRARDRIAVLAALNLAFDVTDRAASPPAITPAAAAPGDDEDSARWTQLLRRLDDVLGDGRLL, encoded by the coding sequence ATGAAGCAGCTCGAAGTGCAGATCATGGGACAAAGCTACCTGCTCGGCTGCCCCGAGGGCGGCGAAGCCAGGCTGCGTGCCGCGGTGGAACGGGTGGACACCACCATGCAGCGCATCCGCGACGCCGGCAAGGTGCGCGCACGCGACCGCATCGCGGTGCTGGCAGCCCTCAACCTGGCCTTCGACGTCACCGACCGCGCCGCGTCGCCCCCCGCCATCACCCCCGCCGCCGCCGCCCCCGGCGACGACGAAGACAGCGCCCGCTGGACCCAACTGTTGCGCCGGCTCGACGATGTGCTGGGCGACGGCCGACTCCTGTGA